A region from the Candidatus Magasanikbacteria bacterium genome encodes:
- a CDS encoding glycerophosphoryl diester phosphodiesterase membrane domain-containing protein, which translates to MLIPAKELIQKTIDIYKENFKLFFSYVIALFIPTGIITILSTFVKEFAASDSARDAMIFNGYFVLLLASWFATFWITASFIRVFYAKYNGKEVRDIKTELSNVKHVLIPAILASILSTLIIIVGYILFIIPGVIFSIWYFFTLHEAVINEKKVVEAIKSSKELVKGRWWAVLWRLFASILIFAILMLIIGGLVGGILGLLTSGIDETSSVYTFALIMSSLITSFVSILFIPLTNGAPIILFTELQKTPKVAEITQKQ; encoded by the coding sequence ATGTTAATCCCAGCAAAAGAACTAATTCAAAAAACAATAGATATTTATAAAGAAAATTTTAAACTTTTCTTTTCGTATGTAATTGCACTATTTATTCCAACAGGGATAATAACAATACTCTCAACTTTTGTAAAAGAATTTGCAGCAAGTGATTCTGCCAGAGACGCAATGATTTTCAATGGATATTTTGTTTTATTATTAGCCTCCTGGTTTGCTACATTTTGGATTACAGCAAGTTTTATACGTGTTTTCTACGCAAAATATAATGGAAAAGAAGTAAGAGATATTAAAACAGAATTATCAAATGTGAAACATGTTTTAATTCCTGCAATTTTAGCTTCTATATTATCTACACTTATTATTATTGTTGGATATATACTCTTTATAATTCCAGGTGTAATATTTTCAATTTGGTATTTTTTTACACTTCATGAAGCCGTTATCAACGAAAAGAAGGTCGTGGAAGCTATTAAATCTAGTAAAGAACTGGTAAAAGGACGCTGGTGGGCAGTACTTTGGAGGTTGTTTGCTTCAATTTTAATTTTTGCTATTTTAATGTTAATTATAGGAGGACTTGTTGGTGGAATTCTTGGTCTACTTACTTCTGGAATAGACGAAACATCCAGTGTTTACACTTTTGCTTTAATTATGTCTAGTTTAATTACAAGTTTTGTGAGTATACTTTTTATACCACTTACAAATGGGGCACCGATTATCCTATTTACTGAACTTCAAAAAACCCCAAAGGTTGCAGAAATAACACAAAAACAGTAA
- the gatB gene encoding Asp-tRNA(Asn)/Glu-tRNA(Gln) amidotransferase subunit GatB has product MYQTIIGMEVHVELKTNSKMFCSCKNNPDENEPNKNVCEICLGHPGTLPTANKKAIAWTVKIGKALGCSIREVSKFDRKHYFYPDLPKAYQISQFDEPIAEHGEITLTFETEENVRDTALIEIERVHLEEDTAKLTHDKEGNTLADFNRASTPLVEIVSRPDFKTPLEAKTYCQELRSILRYLNVSDANMEKGLMRCEANISVQEAGKFEIVDGVVKPLGDYVLNSKVEVKNLNSFKAVEKALEFEIAQQTKMLENGENWEQQTKGWDAKKQETIPQRKKESAHDYRYFPEPDIPPFHPLQIAGEISLPELPIAKRKRFHTEYGFSYSDSKILTNDKEWADFTERVMSELVDWLHSLPEIKGDSNEIMEEKRNKIARLCGGWLTSKLMGEMINRKMHIKTLAISPENFAELVALVYAERINSTNALKLLGDMLNAGTDIDPTQIMEEKGYGQINDEGKLGEIIENVIRSYPDQVEQFKQGKEPILKFLIGMAMKASEGSADPKVLEKMLREKLK; this is encoded by the coding sequence ATGTATCAAACAATCATTGGAATGGAGGTTCATGTAGAACTAAAAACAAATAGCAAAATGTTTTGCTCTTGCAAAAATAATCCAGACGAAAATGAGCCAAATAAAAATGTATGCGAAATTTGCCTTGGTCACCCAGGCACGCTTCCAACAGCAAACAAAAAAGCCATCGCGTGGACTGTAAAAATTGGAAAAGCTTTGGGCTGTTCTATTCGTGAAGTTTCAAAATTTGATCGTAAACATTATTTTTATCCAGACCTGCCAAAAGCATATCAAATTTCTCAGTTTGACGAGCCTATTGCAGAACACGGAGAAATAACTCTTACTTTTGAAACAGAAGAAAATGTTCGCGATACTGCTTTGATTGAGATAGAAAGAGTACATTTGGAAGAAGATACAGCAAAATTGACACATGACAAAGAAGGAAACACTTTGGCAGATTTCAATCGCGCCAGCACTCCCCTCGTTGAAATTGTATCAAGGCCAGATTTCAAAACTCCACTTGAAGCAAAAACTTATTGCCAAGAATTACGCTCAATTTTGAGATATTTAAATGTGAGTGATGCGAATATGGAAAAAGGTCTAATGCGTTGTGAGGCAAATATTTCTGTGCAAGAAGCAGGAAAATTTGAAATTGTGGATGGAGTTGTAAAACCACTTGGTGATTATGTTTTAAATTCAAAAGTTGAAGTAAAAAACTTAAATTCTTTTAAAGCAGTAGAGAAAGCACTTGAATTTGAAATTGCGCAGCAGACAAAAATGCTGGAAAATGGAGAAAATTGGGAACAGCAGACAAAAGGTTGGGACGCAAAAAAACAAGAAACAATTCCACAAAGAAAAAAGGAATCTGCACATGATTATAGATATTTTCCAGAACCAGATATTCCACCGTTTCACCCTTTGCAAATTGCTGGTGAGATAAGTTTGCCAGAATTACCAATTGCAAAAAGAAAGAGGTTTCACACAGAGTACGGATTTTCCTATTCTGACTCCAAAATACTGACAAACGATAAAGAGTGGGCAGATTTTACCGAACGCGTGATGAGCGAGCTTGTGGACTGGTTGCACAGCCTGCCAGAAATAAAAGGAGATAGCAATGAAATAATGGAAGAAAAAAGAAATAAAATCGCACGACTTTGTGGAGGCTGGCTTACCAGTAAACTAATGGGTGAAATGATAAATAGAAAAATGCATATAAAAACTTTGGCAATTTCTCCAGAAAATTTTGCAGAACTTGTGGCACTTGTTTATGCTGAACGCATCAATTCTACAAATGCACTCAAACTTTTGGGAGATATGCTTAACGCTGGAACTGATATTGACCCGACACAAATAATGGAGGAAAAAGGTTATGGGCAAATTAACGATGAAGGAAAATTGGGTGAAATTATAGAAAATGTAATCCGAAGTTATCCAGACCAAGTGGAACAATTTAAACAAGGAAAAGAACCAATACTAAAATTCCTAATTGGAATGGCAATGAAAGCAAGTGAAGGAAGTGCTGACCCAAAAGTTTTGGAAAAAATGCTTAGAGAAAAATTGAAATAA
- the pyrI gene encoding aspartate carbamoyltransferase regulatory subunit — protein MQINEPTFNNYRIENKQFENENKQFKVLTIENGTVIDHIPKKVAFKLFKILNLASDNKIVSIGVNFPSQKVGTKNLIKIENKELTEKEVSILAIFAPDATINIIRNFKVYKKFKTVIPKEVAKLLVCPNPNCITNNEKMDSHFFINKNNLDAQCKYCEKIFHQNEIKKYKI, from the coding sequence ATGCAAATTAATGAGCCAACTTTTAATAATTACAGAATTGAAAATAAACAATTTGAGAATGAAAATAAACAATTTAAAGTTCTCACCATAGAAAACGGAACAGTTATAGACCATATACCTAAAAAAGTTGCTTTTAAATTATTCAAAATATTAAACTTGGCAAGTGACAATAAAATAGTATCAATAGGTGTAAATTTTCCTAGTCAAAAAGTGGGTACAAAAAATTTAATTAAAATAGAAAATAAAGAATTAACAGAAAAAGAAGTTAGTATTTTGGCTATTTTTGCACCGGACGCCACGATAAATATTATCCGCAATTTTAAAGTTTATAAAAAATTTAAAACTGTAATTCCAAAAGAAGTCGCCAAACTTTTGGTTTGTCCAAATCCAAACTGTATAACAAATAATGAAAAAATGGATAGTCATTTTTTCATTAATAAAAATAATTTAGACGCTCAATGCAAATATTGTGAGAAAATTTTTCATCAAAATGAAATTAAAAAATATAAAATATAA
- a CDS encoding ornithine carbamoyltransferase (catalyzes the formation of L-citrulline from carbamoyl phosphate and L-ornithine in arginine biosynthesis and degradation), with the protein MRHIISLKEQSKNDILGILNTAIKLKKEFKSGVEHKILSNQTLIMLFQKSSTRTRLSFETAMTQLGGHAIFLDAKTTQFSLTDFGDEVQAVMRFGELLMFRAKKSADVELAANFDNIPVVDACSEKYHPAQALSDILTMAEHSGGLENVKKIVWLGVENNVSNTLMLACAKLGIEVVLVAPEIDPDSIDTELNKQAEETGKIKRTLNLRDALQDADYVHTDTWMNMEFFENGKVKPEMQEEFYRKKEKFMPYQLNANLIDTYAPNAKIMHCMPCHIGYEISRDAIDHKNSIIFDQAENRLHMQKAMILWMLEKENLV; encoded by the coding sequence ATGAGACATATAATTTCACTAAAAGAACAATCAAAAAATGATATTTTGGGAATACTCAACACAGCTATAAAACTGAAAAAAGAATTTAAATCTGGAGTTGAACATAAAATATTATCAAACCAAACTTTGATAATGCTTTTTCAAAAATCATCCACCAGAACAAGACTTTCTTTTGAAACAGCTATGACACAATTGGGCGGACACGCTATTTTTCTAGATGCAAAAACTACTCAGTTTTCTTTGACTGATTTTGGTGATGAAGTGCAAGCTGTTATGAGATTTGGAGAACTGCTAATGTTTAGAGCCAAAAAATCCGCAGATGTGGAATTGGCAGCTAATTTTGACAATATTCCAGTGGTGGACGCTTGTAGTGAAAAATATCATCCAGCACAAGCTTTAAGCGATATTTTGACAATGGCTGAACATAGTGGAGGTCTAGAAAATGTAAAAAAAATAGTTTGGCTTGGAGTAGAAAATAATGTTTCAAACACACTAATGCTTGCTTGCGCAAAATTAGGAATAGAAGTTGTTTTGGTGGCACCAGAAATAGACCCAGATAGTATTGATACAGAATTAAACAAACAAGCAGAAGAAACAGGAAAAATAAAAAGAACATTGAATTTGCGTGATGCACTACAAGACGCAGATTATGTTCATACAGATACTTGGATGAATATGGAGTTTTTTGAAAATGGAAAAGTAAAGCCAGAAATGCAAGAAGAATTTTACAGAAAAAAAGAAAAATTTATGCCATATCAACTTAATGCTAATTTAATTGATACTTACGCACCAAACGCAAAAATAATGCATTGTATGCCTTGTCATATTGGATATGAAATATCACGCGATGCTATTGATCACAAAAATTCAATAATTTTTGATCAGGCTGAAAACAGATTGCATATGCAAAAAGCTATGATATTATGGATGTTGGAGAAAGAAAATCTAGTTTAG
- the pyrC gene encoding dihydroorotase: protein MKILNEPIYDKNKSYQYNLINGPFFNEEIPTIPDVEKEKWVDFLGFKIRSRIGVPAGPLLSSKWIALASKMGFDILTYKTIRSKYAGGHKSPNIVFVETPNQFKTSDLNTNFTLKKTPVKKTGEIAITNSFGMPSMDPDFLIEDIKKAHASIKEGQIIIVSVVGSQSENTSLAEDFVNVSKLAKSAGAKIIEVNFSCPNVKSKEGILYKDSEQVFEIIQKIKNEIKETPLIVKLGFFETVESLQKTLVAISKAGASGIAGINSVSVAVQKEDGSPALGIGREKSGLCGNPIRNLALELTKNAKEIIENKSLNLKIIGMGGVSEPKHFNEFLQAGADITMTATTMLWHPQIAFEYKKEQQKNKLVSDLFEIGAIKFGGFTLKNGTLSPIYIDLRITVSYPKILMKIADALNELASNTDFDLICGVPYTALPFATAMSIKYNIPMVMRRKEAKKYGTKKIIEGAFESGQTCLIVEDLITSGSSVLETVEPLNDVGLNVTDVVILLDRQQGGRENLEKAGITVKSIFKISELLETLLNQNKISEQKFNEIQNYLYSTKIEKITIRKPDDFHVHLRRGQTLINVLPFTSAVFKRAVIMGNTTPPIKNSPDVISYKKEIGLHAHDGFTPIMSIMLTNSTTPKDIEDAFDAGAKVLKLIPEGTSTNSDEGVPLSLLKNYYNVLKIVQDLGMIFSGHWELIENPETGEKIPEIERETQAIPFLLKLIRDFPKLKIVVEHVTSKEMIQTVEQSPNNVSATISAHHPILTFDDVCNKDSDIINPLNYCKPIAKNEVDQKAIIKAMTSGNPKFFFGSDSAPHPINQKIDSQNCPAGIFSAPIALPLLCEIFENENALDKLEDFVSKFGAEFYGIPLNQESITLKKEQWNTPYEHNGIGIFKGKDKLNWQII, encoded by the coding sequence ATGAAAATTTTAAACGAGCCGATTTATGACAAAAATAAATCTTATCAATACAACCTTATAAACGGTCCGTTTTTCAATGAAGAAATTCCAACGATTCCTGATGTAGAAAAAGAAAAATGGGTTGATTTTCTAGGTTTTAAAATTCGCTCCAGAATCGGTGTGCCAGCTGGACCACTCTTGAGCTCAAAATGGATAGCTCTTGCCTCGAAAATGGGGTTTGATATTCTCACTTACAAAACAATTCGAAGTAAATATGCAGGTGGGCACAAGAGTCCAAATATTGTGTTCGTTGAAACTCCAAACCAATTTAAAACTTCAGACCTGAACACAAATTTTACACTCAAAAAAACTCCAGTTAAAAAGACAGGTGAAATAGCAATCACCAACTCTTTTGGTATGCCTTCTATGGATCCAGATTTTCTAATAGAAGATATCAAAAAAGCTCACGCAAGTATAAAAGAAGGGCAAATTATCATAGTTTCTGTAGTTGGAAGCCAAAGCGAAAATACAAGTTTGGCAGAAGATTTTGTAAATGTTTCTAAGCTTGCAAAAAGTGCTGGTGCAAAAATAATTGAGGTAAATTTTTCTTGTCCAAATGTAAAAAGTAAAGAAGGAATTTTGTACAAAGACTCTGAGCAAGTTTTTGAGATAATTCAAAAAATAAAAAATGAAATAAAAGAAACACCTTTAATCGTAAAACTTGGTTTTTTTGAAACTGTAGAATCACTCCAAAAAACTTTGGTTGCAATATCAAAAGCTGGAGCCTCTGGAATTGCGGGTATAAACTCTGTCTCCGTAGCCGTTCAAAAAGAAGATGGCTCACCAGCACTTGGAATTGGTAGAGAAAAAAGTGGACTTTGCGGAAACCCAATTCGAAATTTAGCACTAGAATTGACAAAAAATGCAAAAGAAATTATTGAAAATAAAAGCTTAAATCTAAAAATAATTGGAATGGGTGGAGTTTCCGAACCAAAGCATTTCAATGAATTTTTGCAAGCCGGAGCCGATATTACAATGACCGCAACCACAATGCTTTGGCATCCACAAATAGCATTTGAATATAAAAAAGAACAGCAAAAAAATAAACTGGTTTCAGATTTATTTGAAATAGGCGCTATAAAATTTGGTGGATTTACTCTAAAAAATGGAACTCTCTCGCCTATTTATATAGATCTGCGTATCACAGTTTCATATCCAAAAATTCTGATGAAAATTGCAGACGCATTAAATGAATTAGCTTCAAATACAGATTTTGATCTTATTTGTGGAGTTCCTTATACTGCCCTACCGTTTGCTACAGCAATGTCTATAAAATATAATATTCCAATGGTAATGCGCAGAAAAGAAGCAAAAAAATACGGCACAAAAAAAATAATAGAAGGTGCTTTTGAGTCAGGGCAAACATGTTTAATTGTAGAAGATTTGATTACAAGCGGATCTAGTGTTTTAGAAACTGTTGAACCGCTAAATGATGTAGGCCTAAATGTGACAGATGTTGTAATACTTTTGGACAGACAGCAAGGCGGAAGAGAAAATTTAGAAAAAGCTGGAATAACAGTAAAATCAATCTTTAAAATAAGTGAATTGTTGGAAACCCTTTTAAACCAAAATAAAATCTCTGAACAAAAATTTAATGAAATACAAAATTATCTTTATAGCACAAAAATAGAAAAAATAACAATACGAAAACCAGATGATTTTCATGTGCATTTGCGCAGAGGACAAACACTTATCAATGTTTTACCTTTTACATCCGCAGTATTCAAAAGAGCCGTAATAATGGGAAACACAACTCCACCAATTAAAAATAGTCCTGACGTTATTTCTTACAAAAAAGAAATAGGACTGCACGCTCACGACGGATTCACGCCAATAATGTCGATAATGCTTACAAACAGCACAACACCAAAAGACATAGAAGATGCTTTTGACGCTGGAGCAAAAGTATTAAAACTTATCCCTGAAGGAACCTCTACAAATTCCGATGAAGGTGTGCCTTTGTCACTTCTTAAAAATTATTACAATGTCCTTAAAATTGTACAAGATTTGGGTATGATTTTCTCTGGACACTGGGAGTTAATTGAAAATCCAGAAACTGGAGAAAAAATTCCTGAAATAGAAAGAGAAACACAGGCAATTCCATTTCTTTTAAAATTAATTAGAGATTTTCCTAAATTAAAAATAGTTGTAGAACATGTGACATCCAAAGAAATGATACAAACTGTTGAACAATCTCCTAACAATGTTTCAGCTACTATTTCTGCACACCATCCAATTTTAACTTTTGACGATGTGTGCAATAAAGATAGTGATATTATCAATCCCCTCAATTATTGCAAACCTATCGCAAAAAATGAGGTAGACCAAAAAGCAATAATTAAAGCAATGACTAGCGGAAATCCAAAATTCTTTTTTGGTTCAGATAGCGCTCCACATCCAATTAATCAGAAAATAGATAGCCAAAATTGTCCTGCTGGAATATTTTCAGCCCCAATTGCATTACCTTTATTATGCGAAATTTTTGAAAATGAAAATGCTTTAGATAAATTAGAAGATTTTGTATCAAAATTTGGTGCAGAATTTTATGGAATACCTTTAAACCAAGAATCTATTACATTGAAAAAGGAGCAGTGGAATACTCCTTATGAACACAACGGAATTGGAATATTTAAAGGTAAAGATAAATTAAATTGGCAAATTATTTAA
- the miaA gene encoding tRNA (adenosine(37)-N6)-dimethylallyltransferase MiaA produces the protein MDKKELRKLPKLVVLLGSTASGKTEWSLKLAKIFNGDIISADSRQIFRKMNIGTAKVEGGWRRNGLRRSYFVGDIVHHLVDFLDPGKAFTVAEFRDKAIKYVKLAVKQNKLPMMVGGTGLYISSVVDNFSIPRVAPNNKLRKSLSTKSNEDLMVLLTTLDPVAADVIDRNNKRRIVRALEVSILTGEPFSGQKMKGEPMFDVLQIGISVDRGVLHERIEKRIDKMIEGGLLDEIKGLLKQKYHWDLPSMSGIGYKQFKGFLEGEYDLEEAKRLLVRDTKRYAKRQLTWFRRDKRIKWVRNYEEVEVLIREFLKK, from the coding sequence ATGGATAAAAAAGAATTGAGAAAATTGCCAAAATTAGTAGTACTTTTGGGGTCTACGGCTAGTGGAAAAACTGAGTGGAGTTTGAAGTTGGCAAAAATTTTTAATGGAGATATTATTTCAGCGGATTCTAGGCAGATTTTTCGTAAGATGAATATAGGAACAGCAAAAGTAGAAGGGGGGTGGCGTAGAAATGGTTTGCGAAGATCTTATTTTGTTGGCGATATTGTTCATCATTTGGTGGATTTTTTGGATCCTGGAAAGGCTTTTACTGTTGCAGAATTTAGAGATAAAGCTATTAAATATGTAAAACTTGCTGTAAAACAAAATAAATTGCCAATGATGGTAGGTGGAACTGGACTTTATATTTCTTCGGTTGTGGATAATTTTTCAATTCCACGAGTTGCCCCAAATAATAAATTGCGCAAAAGTTTATCTACAAAAAGTAACGAAGATTTAATGGTACTTTTAACAACTTTGGATCCTGTTGCAGCGGATGTGATAGATAGAAATAATAAAAGAAGAATTGTTAGAGCTTTGGAAGTATCTATTTTAACTGGCGAGCCATTTTCTGGGCAAAAAATGAAAGGTGAACCCATGTTTGATGTGTTGCAAATTGGAATAAGTGTGGATAGAGGAGTGCTTCATGAAAGAATAGAAAAAAGAATTGATAAAATGATAGAAGGTGGGCTTTTGGATGAAATAAAAGGTTTGTTAAAACAAAAATATCATTGGGATTTGCCAAGTATGAGTGGGATTGGGTATAAGCAATTTAAAGGATTTTTGGAGGGTGAATATGATTTGGAAGAGGCAAAAAGATTACTTGTGCGTGATACAAAAAGGTATGCAAAAAGACAGCTTACTTGGTTTCGTCGTGATAAGCGTATAAAGTGGGTAAGAAATTATGAAGAGGTGGAGGTGTTGATAAGAGAATTTTTAAAAAAATAG
- the miaB gene encoding tRNA (N6-isopentenyl adenosine(37)-C2)-methylthiotransferase MiaB, giving the protein MNKNDSERLESILCNMGLENTDDDKQADVIIMNSCSVRASAEDRIFGQTRNYAKLKIKKPNLIICVTGCMPGRDKGGKLRKKLKNVDLFFPTKQMINLPKWLAEINPEFRREDLEEDYLILNPVRKNKFQAFVTIQTGCNHFCSYCVVPFSRGLEVNRPLKDVMDEVKDLAKNGYIEIVLLGQIVNHYIAPDPENFSKENPYKESDFAKLLWEVNQIEGIKRMSWTAPHPIFMTDEVIDALTLSKQMNYLHLPAQSGSNKILEKMNRRHTREFFLGIIKKIKAKKPGIALGTDFIVGFCGESEEDFEETISLYKECDFDISYPAQYSTRSGTVSAKFFEDGVPKAEKKRRWLKIQNMMKKRTHEKNQNYVGKVVEVLVDECKNGWCGGQSNEMKLTRFKGGEELIGKIVPVEIFKAEMWILWGRRGE; this is encoded by the coding sequence ATGAATAAAAATGACTCAGAGAGATTGGAGTCAATTTTGTGCAATATGGGTTTGGAAAATACAGATGATGATAAGCAGGCAGATGTGATAATTATGAATAGTTGTAGTGTGCGCGCTTCGGCAGAAGATAGGATTTTTGGGCAAACTAGAAATTATGCAAAATTAAAGATAAAAAAACCAAACTTAATAATTTGTGTGACAGGTTGTATGCCTGGGCGTGATAAAGGTGGCAAACTTCGCAAAAAGTTGAAAAATGTGGATTTATTTTTTCCAACCAAACAAATGATAAATTTGCCAAAATGGTTGGCAGAGATAAATCCAGAATTTCGTCGCGAAGATTTGGAGGAGGATTATTTAATTTTAAACCCTGTTCGCAAAAATAAATTCCAGGCTTTCGTTACAATTCAAACTGGGTGTAATCATTTTTGTAGTTATTGCGTTGTGCCATTTTCTCGCGGTTTAGAGGTAAATAGACCTTTGAAAGATGTGATGGATGAGGTGAAGGATTTGGCAAAAAATGGATATATAGAAATTGTATTATTGGGACAAATTGTAAATCATTATATTGCGCCAGATCCAGAAAATTTTTCCAAAGAAAATCCGTATAAAGAAAGTGATTTTGCAAAACTTTTGTGGGAAGTAAATCAAATTGAAGGAATAAAGAGGATGAGTTGGACTGCGCCACACCCAATTTTTATGACAGATGAGGTGATAGACGCACTTACATTATCAAAACAAATGAATTATCTGCATTTGCCAGCTCAGTCTGGAAGTAATAAAATTTTGGAGAAAATGAACCGAAGGCATACACGCGAGTTTTTTCTTGGTATAATAAAGAAGATAAAGGCAAAAAAACCTGGTATTGCACTTGGCACAGATTTTATAGTAGGATTTTGTGGAGAGAGCGAAGAGGATTTTGAAGAAACTATAAGTCTCTACAAAGAATGTGATTTTGATATTTCTTATCCCGCTCAATATTCTACTCGTTCTGGAACTGTATCGGCAAAGTTTTTTGAAGATGGTGTGCCAAAAGCAGAGAAAAAGCGTCGTTGGCTGAAAATTCAAAATATGATGAAAAAAAGAACTCACGAGAAAAATCAGAATTATGTTGGGAAAGTTGTGGAAGTTTTGGTGGACGAATGTAAAAATGGTTGGTGTGGTGGACAGTCTAATGAGATGAAGCTAACGCGTTTTAAGGGTGGTGAAGAGTTAATTGGTAAGATTGTTCCAGTTGAGATTTTTAAAGCTGAGATGTGGATTTTGTGGGGAAGGAGAGGTGAATAG
- the thrS gene encoding threonine--tRNA ligase, whose protein sequence is MENEKLEKARHSCAHIVASAANELYPNLKFGVGPVIENGFYYDIDFPENIGEEDLQKIEDKAKELMKSGLTFERQEMSLEDGVNFFQKNGQIYKVELLNDLKKHGTTKISEEEKQEVGDSAKEISLYKSGEFTDLCRGPHIENSSELNPEGLKLTRLAGAYWRGKNENPQLQRIYGVYFETKQELEDHMEMLAEAEKRDHRKIAKAQELYFFDDKVGKGLVMWLPNGTIIRNEIEKLAVEKEDKAGYKRVVTPHLAKEELYITSGHLPYYKDDMYPAMEMDDGTYYLRSMNCPHHHLVFGHKPRSYKELPLRVAEYGTVYRNELSGTLAGLLRVRGLTMNDAHTYCSKTQIKYEFRAVINMTMDYFKMFDLGDYWFRLSKWDPEKTEKYINEPENWKFAENVLREVLQEMEVPFTEASDEAAFYGPKVDVQFKSIIGREETLSTVQLDFLAKERFGLKYIDETGNENNEVFVIHRAPLSTHERFIAFLIEHYAGKWPVWLAPVQVQFVPVSDKFLEGTKELAQKFVDAGVRIEIDSASETVGKKVRKAVENKVPYIIVVGERELSGDNFAVRMRDKDGETENINKEEFVERIVKEIKERK, encoded by the coding sequence ATGGAAAACGAAAAATTGGAAAAAGCAAGACATTCTTGCGCACATATTGTGGCATCTGCTGCAAACGAGCTTTATCCAAATTTAAAATTTGGTGTTGGTCCTGTAATAGAAAACGGGTTTTATTATGATATAGATTTTCCAGAAAATATTGGAGAGGAAGATCTGCAAAAAATAGAAGATAAAGCAAAAGAATTGATGAAAAGTGGTCTAACTTTTGAAAGACAGGAAATGAGTTTGGAAGATGGGGTTAATTTTTTCCAAAAAAATGGGCAGATTTACAAAGTAGAACTGTTGAACGACTTAAAAAAACATGGAACTACAAAAATAAGCGAAGAAGAAAAACAGGAAGTGGGCGATTCTGCAAAAGAAATTTCACTTTACAAAAGTGGAGAATTTACAGATTTGTGTCGTGGACCTCATATAGAAAATAGTAGTGAATTAAATCCAGAAGGTTTGAAACTTACTCGTTTGGCAGGAGCGTATTGGAGAGGGAAAAATGAAAATCCACAGCTTCAGCGAATTTATGGAGTTTATTTTGAAACAAAACAAGAATTGGAAGATCATATGGAAATGCTTGCAGAAGCAGAGAAGAGGGATCATAGAAAAATTGCAAAAGCACAGGAGTTATATTTTTTTGATGATAAAGTTGGAAAAGGCTTGGTGATGTGGTTACCAAATGGAACAATTATAAGAAATGAAATAGAAAAATTGGCAGTTGAAAAAGAAGACAAAGCAGGCTATAAGCGCGTTGTGACTCCGCATTTGGCAAAAGAAGAGTTATATATAACTTCTGGACATTTGCCGTATTATAAAGATGATATGTATCCTGCAATGGAAATGGACGATGGGACATATTATTTGCGTTCTATGAATTGTCCACATCATCATTTGGTATTTGGACACAAACCTAGAAGTTACAAAGAACTGCCTTTGCGTGTAGCAGAATATGGAACAGTTTATAGAAACGAGCTTTCTGGAACTTTGGCAGGACTTTTGCGTGTTCGTGGACTTACCATGAATGATGCTCACACGTATTGCAGTAAAACTCAAATAAAATATGAGTTTAGAGCTGTGATCAATATGACAATGGATTATTTCAAAATGTTTGATTTGGGTGATTATTGGTTTAGACTTTCAAAATGGGATCCAGAAAAGACAGAAAAATATATAAATGAGCCAGAAAATTGGAAGTTTGCAGAAAATGTGTTGCGCGAAGTTTTGCAGGAAATGGAAGTTCCATTTACTGAAGCAAGTGATGAAGCAGCTTTTTATGGGCCGAAAGTGGATGTACAGTTTAAATCTATTATTGGTAGAGAAGAAACATTGTCTACAGTTCAATTGGACTTTTTGGCAAAAGAAAGATTTGGTTTGAAATATATAGATGAAACAGGAAATGAAAATAATGAAGTGTTTGTAATTCACAGAGCGCCACTTTCTACACATGAGCGTTTTATAGCATTTTTGATAGAGCATTATGCAGGGAAGTGGCCAGTTTGGCTTGCACCTGTTCAGGTTCAGTTTGTTCCAGTTTCAGATAAATTTTTGGAAGGCACAAAAGAATTGGCACAAAAATTTGTAGATGCGGGAGTGCGAATTGAAATAGATAGCGCAAGTGAAACAGTTGGTAAAAAAGTTCGCAAAGCTGTAGAAAACAAAGTGCCATACATAATTGTAGTAGGTGAGAGAGAATTGAGTGGAGATAATTTTGCTGTGAGAATGAGGGATAAAGATGGTGAGACTGAAAATATAAATAAAGAGGAGTTTGTTGAAAGAATTGTGAAAGAAATAAAAGAAAGAAAATAA